The genomic region GTGCGGTCATTTGCCCAGACGGCATGTCGATTTTCCGGCCTGCGCGGACACGTTCGTCAGGCCCCTCCAGGCGATATGCCAATGCTGCCGCGGTCGGCTCGTTAACTATGTCCAAGACGCGCAGGCCGGCGATTCGTCCGGCGTCCTGGGTTGCCTTTCTGCGGGCGTCGTTGAAAAACGCGGGCACGGTAATGACCGCATTCGAAATCGGTCCTACTCTCTTCTCGGCGTCGAGCTTGAGCTTGCGGAGAACGATGGCCGACAATGTCTCTGGCCGCATTTTTCGGCCATCGACTTCTGAAGAAAAGTAACGTTGTCCCATGTCGCGCTTGACGAACATGGCAACGCGTTCGGATTCAACCCCCGCCATTTTCTTGGCGGCCTCTCCGACTCTGGCGGAATCGCCCTTGAGATAGACGACGCTCGGCGTGCGCGGCTCGCCGGTGCGATTGGGGATTGTTTTGACGTGCCCATGCGCATCAAAATGAGCAATCACCGAATAGGTGGTGCCCAGATCAATTCCGACGAGATTCTCCGTATCATCGCTAGGCATGAGGTCGACAAAAGGACGGGGATAACCGCGAAAAGATGCACTGGGGTCGCATCCTAACACAAGTGAAAAGTTCGGGCAATTCGCCCCGCTTATGCCGGCCCCCTTGCGTATTTAAAGAAACGCGACCGGCGGCGCATGCCGCATTGATCCGGTGTCGGAGCAGACGAATTTAAAGATGCCCTGTGTGGCGTCAGCAGCCAGGGGCGTCGATATGCTTGAGCCGTCCCTGTTCTATCACGGCGATCCGATCGGCCATGCGCCGCGCTTCGGAGGGCGAGTGTGTCACATAGATGGTGGTCACCGACCTATTGCGCACTATGCCCTCCAGCAATTCGACGAGTTCATTGCGCAGGTCCTCATCGACATGCGCCAGTGGCTCGTCGAACAGCAGTACGTTCGGATCAATGACCAAGGCTCGCGCGATGGCCAGGCGCTGCGCCTCGCCGCCACTTAGCTCGCCGGGCGGGCGGTCCCAGGCACGGCGGGGCAGCTTCATTTCATCGAGCGAGAGCTCCGCCCGCGTGCGACGTTCGCTCCGCCCCAAGTGGTGCAGCACGGCCTCGATATGCTGTCGTGCGGATAGATGCGGCCATAACGACAGGTTTTGGAAAACCATGCCGATCTTCGGCACTCGCGCGGCGCCGGAATCGTCGGCTGCGAATGCAACCGACCCTGCCGTGGGATCATCCAGACCTGCGATGATTCGCAGCAATGTGGACTTGCCAGCCCCCGACTTGCCTAGCAGGCCAAGAGAAGTCCCAGTCTCGATGGTCAAATCAATATGATCGAGCGCAACGTGATCACCGTATCGTTTCACGACGCCGCGACAGTGAATCGTTACACTTGCGGTCATGGCGATGTAGATCGTATGTGACAACCGCGCACGACGAGGCGCTACAGTGGTTCGAGGCGGCGGTTGGTGAGTAAAAAGTAGATGAATGCCGGAACGACGGCTAGTACTAGCTGTAAAAGCGCCAGACTCGCAGTGACGTAGGGAGGACCGAAGTGCAAAAAGGTGAGCAAGCGCAACGCAAGCGTGCCAGAGCCGGGGGCACAAAGCAGCTGGCTTATCTCGACATCTGCCATGGAAAGCGCTGATGCTATAACAGCGGCTGCGGCAAGATGGGGCGCCATCAACGGTCCGACAATCCAGCGTGTCTGCTGCCAACGATTCATGCCGGACAACTGTGCGGCCTCACGCCAATTCGGAGACATGCGTGCGTAGCCGTTGGCGACAATGTGCGCCCCGAAGGGCAAGGCATGGTACGCCAGGGCCAAGACGAGCAAAATTCCGCTGTCCCCTAGCCAAGCGGCATCGACCCAATCCTGATAATGGAAGAACCGGGCATAGGCGAGTCCAATCACGAGCGCCGGAAACGCCGCCGGCGCCATCGTCAATAGTGTGAGGGGCAGAAATCTCGGACGTGCGTAATACGCACCACATGTCAGCCCAAGCCCGCATGCTGCCAAAGTTGCTGCGACCGCCAGGCACAAGGTATTGAAGGTCTCGGGAAGCGCTTCCTGCACGGCGGCGACGAATCGCGAAAACGAACTGCACTCATACACCAGCGCACCGATCGGCAACAGAATTGCCAAGGAAGAATAGATCAGCAGGAACCCGCCAAAAACCCAGGTGAGTGGACGTGGGGCGCGAGCCAAGCTGGTGCGAGCTACATGTCCGTCGACATATCTTCGTCGTCGCTCCTGGATGACAAAGGCCGTTGTCGCGGCCAAGGCAATCGAAACCAGTGGGGCCGCGGCGCGCGCCGCTCCGGCCTGATCCAAATAGTTCGACATCCGCAA from Pirellulales bacterium harbors:
- a CDS encoding ATP-binding cassette domain-containing protein — its product is MTASVTIHCRGVVKRYGDHVALDHIDLTIETGTSLGLLGKSGAGKSTLLRIIAGLDDPTAGSVAFAADDSGAARVPKIGMVFQNLSLWPHLSARQHIEAVLHHLGRSERRTRAELSLDEMKLPRRAWDRPPGELSGGEAQRLAIARALVIDPNVLLFDEPLAHVDEDLRNELVELLEGIVRNRSVTTIYVTHSPSEARRMADRIAVIEQGRLKHIDAPGC
- a CDS encoding ABC transporter permease subunit, with product MSFPAVWLLLLDRRPALWQAGEPAIINGAALSASVAVAVCATLLSLAQGTLLAAFVVLTRLPGRQILAALWLIPFVAPATVWALCGMYCYGPGGIVDRCLGSSWRSVPGAIDGGHYIGTTIVLSQIYTPLAMVLIGRGMARLGHAGFDAARLYFSAPARITWMLRSLAPEIIAAALLTFALAIGNFAVPNVLQCRLYPTYVYLRMSNYLDQAGAARAAAPLVSIALAATTAFVIQERRRRYVDGHVARTSLARAPRPLTWVFGGFLLIYSSLAILLPIGALVYECSSFSRFVAAVQEALPETFNTLCLAVAATLAACGLGLTCGAYYARPRFLPLTLLTMAPAAFPALVIGLAYARFFHYQDWVDAAWLGDSGILLVLALAYHALPFGAHIVANGYARMSPNWREAAQLSGMNRWQQTRWIVGPLMAPHLAAAAVIASALSMADVEISQLLCAPGSGTLALRLLTFLHFGPPYVTASLALLQLVLAVVPAFIYFLLTNRRLEPL